A genomic region of Cryptococcus neoformans var. grubii H99 chromosome 13, complete sequence contains the following coding sequences:
- a CDS encoding transcription factor — translation MSSLSSTSLEDARPSPPAYAPRAQACVRCHLRKRKCNRALPRCGACERANAECQVYNKKHDQGLAEEILSLKNRIAWLENIVTNVDPQWADIATMPTGHALPPRRQYHPQPPSVHSLSEADDRTSFLCQNRQKSTISSIPNVFSHVVHHTPLNHCSPETFLYMTPLPLQGIDDPLRLDPTTFNSIQVTPAPETPVRTGVQSLDILSFEEAIELVKRYAGDHKFSHQVTSFQQLEHDAKLVYSEEGLSNSDYYANRFRLFIVVYLSGILGYKKTDLTAWRRYRKMAMMEIPHILVHEDLTCVQALTLLASVAIYESDLNVWRILGMATHTAIAINLHRKDEIFLPPYLVTMDPITVERLNEHRKNIFWTLYVLDRLVLSCFGYPPSIRDDDIDIDHPICPPTTGLNPSSELCHAIVGRRLLGQIHESLYSPSVRPNENGEQIVANFVNQVQLWYCASPLKAAFVRLSDSVIKRQCLDDMFYHDMMITLHQPSSLLPHVSSIYIDTLYQSACISLDLYAHYTTEDHVIRHWIHLHRVFKTCIVLIYCWIEQRSQVELEEATLEDILRRVHLCQEVLGRFSACPQAETLVMTFNTLVSPFVEGVDGAQSVDQNLFNTH, via the exons ATGTCTAGCTTATCATCTACATCTTTAGAAGACGCCCGgccctctcctcctgcaTATGCACCACGAGCCCAAGCTTGCGTCCGATGCCATCTCAGAAAACGAAAG TGTAATCGAGCTCTTCCAAGATGTGGTGCATGTGAGAGAGCAAACGCCGAGTGCCAAGTATATAACAAAAAGCACGACCAGGGTCTCGCCGA GGAGATCCTGTCTCTCAAGAATCGGATAGCATGGCTCGAGAACATTGTCACAAATGTTGATCCTCAATGGGCAGACATAGCAACTATGCCGACGGGGCATGCTTTGCCCCCGCGGCGTCAATATCATCCGCAGCCGCCCTCTGTTCATTCCCTGTCAGAAGCCGACGATCGGACATCTTTCCTGTGCCAAAACCGTCAAAAGTCAACGAtatcttccatccccaacGTCTTTTCACATGTCGTCCATCACACGCCCCTGAACCACTGTTCACCGGAGACATTTCTGTATATGACGCCATTGCCGTTACAGGGTATAGATGACCCCTTGCGATTGGACCCCACGACGTTCAACTCGATACAAGTTACCCCTGCCCCAGAGACGCCTGTCAGAACTGGAGTCCAGTCGCTTGACATCCTGTCCTTTGAGGAGGCAATAGAGCTTGTCAAGCGGTACGCTGGAGATCACAAGTTCTCGCATCAAGTGACCAGCTTCCAGCAGCTAGAACATGATGCAAAGCTAGTGTACTCGGAGGAAGGTCTATCTAATTCGGACTACTATGCCAATCGTTTCAGGCTTTTCATTGTTGTCTATTTATCGGGCATCCTTGGATACAAGAAGACTGATCTCACAGCTTGGAGACGGTACAGAAAAATGGCGATGATGGAGATACCCCACATTCTAGTTCATGAGGATCTG ACTTGCGTCCAGGCTCTCACACTTCTTGCTTCCGTAGCGATATACGAATCGGACCTCAATGTTTGGCGCATCCTTGGTATGGCTACACACACAGCTATCGCTATCAACCTGCATCGTAAAGATGAGATATTTCTGCCGCCATATCTAGTCACAATGGACCCAATCACCGTTGAGCGGCTCAATGAGCACCGGAAAAACATCTTTTGGACGTTATACGTCCTAGATCGTCTAGTACTGTCTTGCTTTGGATACCCTCCGTCTATAcgggatgatgatatcgatATTGAC CATCCTATTTGTCCGCCTACCACCGGCCTGAACCCATCGTCCGAGCTGTGCCATGCCATCGTTGGTAGGCGACTTTTGGGCCAGATCCACGAATCATTGTACTCTCCATCTGTACGGCCAAATGAGAATGGCGAGCAGATAGTGGCCAATTTCGTCAACCAAGTTCAGCTATGGTATTGTGCAAGCCCATTGAAGGCGGCATTTGTTCGTCTTTCGGATAGCGTCATCAAGCGCCAG TGCTTGGACGATATGTTCTACCATGACATGATGATCACGCTCCACCAGCCGtcatcccttctcccacATGTATCTTCAATTTATATCGACACCCTCTACCAATCTGCCTGCATTTCTTTAGATCTATATGCGCATTATACAACAGAAGACCATGTGATCCGCCACTGGATCCATCTCCACAGAGTGTTCAAGACCTGTATTGTCTTAATTTATTGCTGGATTGAGCAGCGCTCTCAAgtggagttggaagaggcgaCACTCGAAGATATATTGAGGAGGGTCCATCTGTGTCAAGAAGTGCTTGGTCGATTCAGTGCGTGTCCACAGGCAGAGACGTTGGTTATGACATTCAACACCCTTGTATCTCCTTTCGTAGAAGGGGTGGACGGTGCACAAAGCGTAGATCAGAACTTGTTCAATACGCATTGA
- a CDS encoding high-affinity nicotinic acid transporter: protein MSIKHQGSTDLQADEKALDITTTVFETKQHQIEEPQDVDLSSYDYTKEESKAIVRKFDLHILPLAWWAYLFNSLDRNNASNAKSAGMTEDLNFPNNGYSTMLCVYFTCLCAFGVPGLWLTRKIGPSYTIPGIMFGWGSMAMVNAAVNNYASCLAVRGLLGVFEAPFAGTLIYYLTTFYTRGELGMRIAAFYSCNALSGAFSGLIGYGVFQLESSLKGWQILFLIEGGFTVACSIIIFFLLPISPAKATFLNDRQKKIARLRCLRDGSQAVGTKLQNKTFFKPLKDPKYYVFAIIAVCYGTATTLASSFLTQIIGRFGYSTVKTNLFTVAPYACGTVVLFITAYSSDHFRERGFHLVSALTLVTIGCILLAALPVSVKGPAYFATFLISMGSFTPSILFHSWHQCNEPSEDGRAFRVGSLTFLANTGGLVSSNIFRDQWAPHYVIPLIITACLEVLGITLIVSMRLWMGRQNRLRNKAQNVKWTSKDVPTEVLSAGPSNPLFRYFV from the exons ATGTCTATCAAACATCAGGGCAGCACCGACCTTCAAGCCGACGAAAAGGCCCTAGATATAACAACTACGGTCTTCGAGACCAAACAACACCAAATCGAGGAACCCCAGGATGTTGATCTATCTTCCTATGACTACAC caaggaagaaagcaAGGCCATCGTCCGCAAATTCGATCTtcacatccttcctctgGCTTGGTGGGCGTATCTTTTCAATTCTCTTGACCGTAACAACGCGTCCAATGCCAAGTCAGCCGGCATGACGG AGGATCTAAACTTTCCCAATAATGGCTATTCAACAATGTTATGTGTCTACTTTACATGCCTATGTGCCTTTGGCGTTCCCGGCTTGTGGCTTACTCGCAAGATTGGGCCGAGCTATACCATTCCAGGCATCATGTTTGGGTGGGGATCGATGGCAATGGTAAATGCAGCCGTCAACAATTATGCAAGCTGTCTTGCGGTTCGTGGCT TACTGGGCGTCTTTGAAGCCCCTTTTGCGGGGACCCTGATCTATTACCTTACCACATTCTACACTCGAGGAGAGCTTGGTATG CGGATTGCTGCCTTTTACTCGTGCAATGCACTCTCTGGTGCCTTCTCGGGTCTTATTGGTTATGGGGTTTTCCAACTCGAATCATCTCTCAAAGGATGGCAGATTCTCTTCCT TATCGAGGGGGGCTTTACTGTGGCTTgttccatcatcatctttttccttctaCCCATTAGCCCGGCCAAGGCAACTTTCCTCAACGATCgtcaaaagaagattgcCCGCCTTAGGTGCCTCCGTGACGGCTCTCAAGCTGTTGGCACCAAGCTCCAAAACAAGACATTCTTCAAGCCTCTCAAAGACCCCAAGTACTATGTCTTTGCCATTATTGCCGTGTGCTACGGTACAGCGACCACGCTGGCCTCCAGCTTCCTTACTCAGATTATTGGACGCTTTGGTTATTCCACAGTCAAGACGAATCTCTTTACAGTGGCACCATATGCCTGTGGTACCGTCgttctcttcatcaccgcATACTCTTCAGACCATTTCCGCGAACGAGGTTTCCATCTGGTCTCTGCACTCACTCTTGTGACCATCGGGTGTATCCTCCTCGCCGCCTTGCCTGTATCCGTTAAGGGTCCCGCTTACTTTGCTACCTTCCTGATCAGTATGGGTTCCTTCACCCCATCCATCCTGTTTCACAGTTGGCACCAGTGCAACGAGCCTTCTGAGGATGGCCGTGCATTCCGAGTGGGGTCGCTCACCTTTCTTGCCAACACTGGTGGTTTGGTATCGTCCAACATCTTCCGAGACCAGTGGGCTCCCCATTATGTGATTCCCCTTATTATCACGGCTTGTCTTGAAGTCCTCGGCATCACCCTCATTGTGTCCATGCGTCTGTGGATGGGAAGGCAGAACCGTCTACGAAACAAGGCCCAAAATGTTAAGTGGACGTCGAAGGATGTCCCAACTGAAGTTTTGAGTGCAGGACCTTCGAACCCCCTCTTCCGCTATTTTGTGTAA